The DNA region AAGAGGTTTATCATACCACTGTTCATTGATTGTGGATTTCACAAGATTGGGAGGGGGGTCGAGACCTTTTCGGAGTCTAGATGCTTGGTTTACTCTTGAGGGTTTCTTGAGGATGGTAAAGGAGGAGTGGAGAAATTTGGGCGACCTACAATTCATTAACAAGATAAAGGCTTTGACGGTCCCGCTGGGTAAATGACATAAGGAGAATTTTAGGGACATGGATATGAAAATtgtgaagtttgaagaagagataAAGAAAGTAGATGATATGGTTAGCAATGGAGTTGTTGATGGAACTGTGGAAGCAAGAAGGAGGGCGCTGGTGAGCTCTTGTAAGAAATGGTATATCAGAAAAGAGTTACATTAAAAGCAGATGTCGCGATCCAGGCATGCCAAGGAGATGGATAAGAACACCCGCTATTTTTATAATCTAGCCTCAGCTCGAAGGAGGAACAATTGGATTGAGTCCTTACTGATTCATGGGAGGATAGTGAGAAATCAAGCAAGGATTAAGGTTGCTATCAGAGACTTTTATAAGAATTTATATCATCAGGAGACCTCGCCGGTGATAGGGTTCTGTGATGTGTTAGTTAACTGGATAACTGAGGAAGAGGCAGCAGAGTTGGAATGGATGCCGTCTGATGAGGAAATTAAGGATACAGTTTGGGATTGTGAGTCAACTAAGGCACCAGGTAGTGATGGGTATAATATGAATTTTATTAAGAAGTGTTGGGAGGATGTTGGTGGGGAGTTCACTGCAGCTGTGATGTGATTCTTTCAGTTAGCTGTTTTACCTAAGGATGCGAATGTTACTTGGGTGgctttggcgccaaagtttgtCGGAGCTAAAGAGATCAAGGACCTTAGGCCGATTAGTATGGTGGATTGTGTTTATAAGGTTATATCAAAGATCTTGGTTCGAAGGATACGGAAGATAATGCCAGGGTTGGTAGAAGAAACACATAGTGCTTTTGTGCAGGGTAGGAAGATACATGATGGGACTTTGATTGCATGTGAAACTGTGCAGTGGATGAAGTTGAGGAAAAAGAGCTCGACAATTATTAAACTAGACTTCCAAAAGGCTTATGATCGAGTCAAGTGGAGTTTTGTGGATATTGTTTTACAGAAGATAGGATTTGGTCGTAGATGGAGGGAGTGGGTAAAGGAGTATGTGTGTTCTGCGTCTATGTCGGTCCTAATAAATGGCTCTCCCTTTAAGCCCTTCAAAATGGAAAGAGGTCTACGACAAGGGATCCTCTTTCTCCCTTTCTATTTGTGCTTGTTGTGGATGTTCTACATATGATGATTAGAGAGGTAGTGTGGAATGGACGCATTACTCCGTTGTTGGTTGGAAGGGATAACATTGAGTTGTCATATTTGCAATTTGCGGATGATACTATACTTTTTTGCCCTTCTGAAGAAGAGACGATCAGAAACTATTAGTGGTTGCTGCGCTGTTTTGAGATAATGTCAGGGTTGAGTATTAATTTTGACAAGTCCAGCTTGATCCCAGTTAATTGTGAGCAGAGTTAGGCACGACAGATGTGTCGACTGTTGGGGTGTAAAGAGGCATATTTACCTGTCAGATATCTTGGCATTTTTCTGGGGACAAATCCGAAGCTGGTCAAGACATGGAAACTAGTGATTGACAAAGTAGAAGAAAAGCTAAGTCTATGGAAAGCAAAGTCTCTAAATAAAGCGGATAAGCTGGTTCTCATTAAATCTGTTCTTGATAGCCTGCCTATTTACTATCTCAGCTTGTACAAAATGCCGAAGACAGTAACAGAAAAAATAATATCCTTACAGAAATACTTTTTGTGGTCGATGCAATTCCCAAAACAGATAATTAACGCATATTAGTTACATCTAAACCATTAACTGTCCTTAAATAGTACTACAACTTATAATGCACCTACTTATGCATTTACATTAAATgtaatatatatatttctaaGTCACTAAAGACTAACACCCCTAAACGCATTAcaagataattatataaatttacaaATCCAAACCTattaaacacaaatttttttatttaaattaaaagatataatATTTATCGATTTAAACAGACgtgtaaatatttaaataaaaaaaatcataaaacactAACTTCAAAGTCCAATGCTCCAGCTACATGCTAAGTATCATTTAGTCTATTAATGTCTTCCGTGCGGACATATGTTCGGCGGGCCATAACTCATAAAGATTCTCAAAACCACACATGTTGAATctcaaaagtttgaaaaaaatgaaGTCAATCTACGTTGTTCTCAGATGCTGTGGGAGTATATACGGCCCAAACCGTATTTCAGATCTACTATCCCTGATCAACAAAGATGTGCATATCTCGGATGCAGTAGGTTTAGGCTTATTAAAGCCATATCTCGAATGCACTGTATTCGAAATTTAGTTTTATTCATATCTCGAGTGTATCCAACATATAACTGGCACGTGATGTATCATAACATGATAGCAGTATATTCGAAATACGTTTTTCGTGTGATTTACCCACTGCATTTCAAAacgtattttaaaaaatacttatacCGTTTATTTAAATCGataaatatgatatatttttaatttaaaaaaaatccctaTAATTTGTCCGTTATAATTTAgtagttatttttctatttcaatttcaattataaAATCAACATATAATTTAGATATAATTTATAATCTTTATGACTCATCTGTATCCGTCTAACAATTATATTTTCGCAGCTTCTATAAAAAGGTAATATCTTATAAGGAGGAAGTATATTTTTAAACCCAATATTAACTTACATAAGATACAAAAAGGGAATCattcaaataaaaagtttaaaacgtctttttttttaataattttagtaattaaattatattatttttgttaaaattaaattaaataaattaatttaactaaaaaattgataaattatattttaaatccgtctaaattaatatttttataaaaaataattataatatctctattataaaaaataattaaaatattattattattattattattattattattattattattattgtaaactTAATTTACCGAAAACattaattaagattttaaaaGTTGTGATGTTTATACTTAAATTGGTTGCCataatgagttttgattatgatAGAGTTGAACTTTTAAAATTggtttctttccctttcttttctttcttgcagaCGTTCGTCAAGATGCCAGTTTCTCAGTATTTTTTTGTGAGTGGAAATTGTAAAGACGTCATGTGTAAAAAAGCAGAGAGGACcaccttttttatattttattatctttaaatctagaaaaaaactaaaaatagtccttgacaattatctcgaaagacaacgagaccttgacaaaaaaaaaaagaactcaaCCGGGTCTttgacaattacttcgaaaggacaacgaggtccCGTGCCAAAaaaatcaatattatttttttggcataggggctaatcagtcccaaaaaaatATCAGGAATcgaattggatttttttttcttgggggtctcgttgtcctttcgagataattgtcagggtcGGGTGAGGTATTTATGCGTCCATCAAACATTAGAATTAATGGATGAGATTAAATCATTAATAGTTTATAGATAATTACAATTAGGCCACAACAGAAGTTTAAATTACAATAaactttcaatatatatatatatatatatatatatatatatataataggagtattttagtcattttttattaaaaaatattaatttagatcgattCAAAGTTTGGTTTACCaattctttgattaaatcaatttgtctgatataatttaacaaaaataatatgatttaatcgattatatgtattaaattttaattactaaaaaatatcttaaaaaaatattttaaatatttttactggCTCCTACAACAAAATActaatttaaatatctaaacatttttttctttatctatACACTATATTTCTCTTCAATCAAAGTATAACTCATCTAACTAAGAGAATTTGAAATCATTTCAAAGTGAATAAGCTATAGAAGAAGATTTTTTTGTGTTACTAAAAATAGAATGATTCAAATTTACAATCTTTtagataaatacaaaaaaattatgtcatttgcgTTATAACTAACTGGGCTATACAAAGAATTTACTAAAGTTGTTCAAGacaatatataatatgataatcaATTAAATTAGATAGATAGTTATTAAGATATCTCCCTATTTGTCCCCGATGCACACCGGTTAGGGTTTAAGAGAAAAGAAACGTTTCGTTTAAAATTCTTTCGTAGGGTTTTCTGGCAGTTACACATTTGAATTGCAATGCATAGAATTAACTCCTTATGCTGTTTGCGGAAGGTCGTTTTCTGAAATTGCAACTGAAGCTTTCCACTTCCACGATAACAGCAATAAACCGCTTCTCTCTCCTGAAATATTGTTCTTCTTCCAGCGCCATAACCACAGAACAAGTAAACTGCCAGGAACAGCAGAAGGAGCATACTCTGAATTCGATTTTGCATTATATTAGCTCAACAATGTCGACCGATCTCaatgattataaaattattaaggaAGGAGAAGCTGAGATTCTCATGCATGCCAAGAACGAAGTCTTCTATAACAAAACTCAGGTCCTaatgtttttttcttttcaatttgattttcTGTTATTTTGACTTTAAAGTACGAGAATTGAGAACCTTTGAAGTTTTTTGGTTTTCAATTAGACTTTTTTCCCCCTGATTGGACGTTCAATGGTTTTTGGGAAGCTAAGTCATGTTCATTGTAGAAAAATACTGGGGAGGGATGAAAATGTGGACCTCAATTAGAACCTTAAATTTAGCTTCTGATATAAAGTTCAAGTTGTTTGAgatgtttttctatgcttctgTGCTTATCAGTTGAATTGAATTACTAAGGATGGTTTGATTTTGGAGCTAATTTCGTTGATCCTTTCCTTTTGTTATGTTTTACAGTTTTAATGCCTTTGTTTGGGTGGAAACTGGAAATGTTGAGcggaaaaattttattttattttatttctagcTTTAATGCTTTGTTAGATGTTGTGGTTTTGGAGCGATGCTAATATGTTATGCTTCTGGTTTATAAATTATCATCAGGTTAATAACAGGGATATATCGATTGCTGTTTTGAGAGAATTTATATCAAGACGGGAGCAAGAGCATGAAGCAACGTTGTCCAAGAGAAAGAAAGGGACACAAAAAGCAACTGAAAATGAATCTGTAAAGGAGGAAGCAGAGAATGTACCTCGAGAAACTCCGTCAGAAAATCATGAATCTAATGGAAAATGTGaagtggaggaaaatacatctcCTGAGGAATTAGAAGCATGCAGTAGCGTAAAGGGATCAGCCAAAATTGCAGAAGACTGCAGTACTGCAGGAGAGCAGACTGATCTCACAGAAGGGAAAGGACAGGTGGAACTGAAGCCACCAAGGGTTCTTGAGGTTTTGCCTAACTTGTTCTTATCATCATAGCATTATATTCACTTTTTTTCCCCATTTTATATGTATACTATATTCTCTGCAACTCAATTGTAGAACAAGTATCATCTGCATGACTTCTTTTTTGTTCTTGTATACAGGCATTGTCTGCTTCTGGGTTAAGGTCCCTAAGATATGCTCGTGAAGTAGAAGGGATTGGTCAGGTTGTTGCTCTGGACAATGATATAGGTGCTTCAAGGACTTtcagtttatataaaaatatatcttcTGTAATGCCTTACATGAAAACATGGGAAATCTGTAATTGTGTCAATGGTCTACTCTGTGTAGCTATGATACCTACCTTTTGTTTCAGAGTTGAGATCTCTGTCTTGTTTGATCATTAAGTTTGTGCATCTCAGTGCTTACCCATACCTTATGCTCCTGACAGTTTCTGTGGAAGCTTGCAGAAGGAATATCAAATTTAATGGGTCAGTTGCAATTTCAAAAGTGGAGTCTCATCATGTTGATGCTCGTGTATATATGCTAACCCACCCTAAAGAATTTGATGTGGTAAGTGGATGTTACTAAGTTATACATATGTATTTTCCATTGAAAATTATTCTTATTCTATTTAGTGTTACTTGTTCAACATCTATATAATACTGTTCCCTGACTTGTGACCCTGCAATAATATTTGAagcaatttaataaatatatattttttgttacttGTTACTAAgttcattctattttctatttgttACTTGTTACTtggttcattttattttctatttgaagcaattcaataaatatatttgttttgaaattaaTGTTTCAGTTCTCAAGATCctggaaatattttttttttgttattaaagaaAGCATTTGTTTTCACTAAAGTTTGCAGAAAGTGAGGTGAAGTAGATAGAGAGGACTGTGTAGTTGTACCTTGTTCAACATCGATATAATACTGTTCCCTGACTTGTGACCCTGCAATAATAACTAAGTTCATTCTATTTTCAATTTGAAGCAATTTAAtaaagttttgtttttattttttgaaagtaaATAAGTTTTTATGGTCTCTGTTTTCTGTATTTTCAGGTTGATCTTGATCCATATGGTTCACCTTCTGTGTTTTTGGATTCAGCAGTTCAATCTGTTGCTGATGGAGGTATCCTGATGTGCACTGCAACAGACATGGCAGTGCTCTGTGGGGCAAATGGGGAGGTCTGCTATTCAAAGTAATGTTGATACtggtattaattataaatttttaattcaataataGTTTTAATTAGCGTACTAATCTTACAATTGCCATATAGATATGGATCATATCCACTGAGAGGAAAATATTGTCATGAAATGGCTCTGAGGATCCTTTTGGCTTCCATTGAGGTACATTGAAGTTCTATACaaagaaaatttgatataaaaatttattttcaactaACATCTGATGTTTTAAACACAGGCATACAAATTTTAAACTCACTTACAAAAACTCACCTACCAAAATTTCAACTGAATTTCTTATATCACTTAAATATCTGTTAATCTCTCACGTCACTGTTATTTTTATTCATACAAGTTCGTATAATATGTTTGTTTGTCATTTAATGCAGAGTCATGCTAATCGTTACAAGCGATATATTGTTCCTGTGCTATCTGTTCAGATGGACTTTTACGTTCGTGTTTTTGTTCGCATATACACGTAAGTCCTCGTAGTGTGTGTCTGTGTGTGTTTTTTTACTTATGGTAAATACTTTATAAGTTGTATTATCTTGGATAATGATTCCACAAGGTTGCTTGATTCTATTATCCCAACTAAGATGAAATAATTGGTTGCAGTTCTGCCAGTGCAATGAAAAACACTCCCCTAAAGCTTTCATATGTTTATCAGTGCACTGGTTGTGACTCTTTCCATTTGCAGCCCATTGGGAGGACCATTTCCAAGGTATGTATCCTGTTGCAATGAAAGGAAAAACTGTTTAGTTCTTTCCCAGTGGCTTCTTTTTTGTGCTTGGGATGATTAATTGTTGTTGGGATTTTGAACCTTTTTTAAATGTCATTTCTTTTGCAAAACGTTACCAATATGGGGTTATGGTGAATGTTCATTTCTGTTTGTTGTGTGTGTGTGCGTGTTGTCATGGCCATTTAAGTATATTGCTTTATTTTGATTGAATAGGGGGACTTATTTTCATTTTCCCATTTTTCAGAATACTAGTGTCAGATATTTACCTGGCTATGGTCCTGTAGTTCCTCACGAATGCAGTGATTGCGGGAAAAAATTCACTATGGGTGGCCCTATATGGTCTGCTCCAATCCATGATCAAGATTGGGTGGGTTCTATACTGTCAGATGTGAAATCCATGAAGAACAGATATCCTGCTTATGATCGCATATCTGCTGTGTTGACTACCATATCTGAGGTTTTATTTTCAGTTTGTTATTTTGACATGATGTGATATGACTAAGATGTGTGCTAATGTGACTAATTCCAGTTGAAAACCTTGTGGTGGAAATTTTCTTCTTTGTATAGTTATTCCAATTCTAATATTTGATAATTGTAATATTTTCAGGAATTGACAGATGTTCCCCTGTTTTTGAGTCTGCACAACCTCTGTGCAACCCTTAAATGCACTTCTCCTTCAGCAGTTATGTTCCGTTCTGCGGTGATCAATGCAGGCTATTGTATATCTGGAACTCATGTTAATCCATTGGGGCTTAAATCAGATGCACCCATGGATGTTATTTGGGATATAATGCGCTGTTGGGTAAGAGACTAACGTCATTCTTGCTGTCTTACCTTTTTGTTTGGTACATATCCAGTCTCTGGTTCCTGCGGAATATGATTTTATAATATGGGAGTGACTTTTGTATATAAAATGCtctttcctttattatttgttttttaatgGTTCCGGTggaaaaagagagaaggagaaggcGGGGGGTTGATTTTGGAAAAGGCATAGGAAATGATTGCCTTTTCAGTTCTTGGTCACTGATCCCTTCAATTATAGGTAAAGAATCATCCTGTGAAAGCTCAGCCAGCAGATCAACCAGGAAGTGTCATACTTGCTAAAGAACCTGTTCTTCAGGTACATCTAGCATCTCAACTTTTGTTCTTGGCGCATTATTCTATCTTCTCCTCACAAGCAATTATTGGTTGTTTAATCAAGTTAGGGGTAGTATATAACTGATACATGCATGTGAATGATGTGTGCACAAGTTCATTTGGCCGGGGAAATAGAAGAATCAGAAGTAGCAAATATGAAGGATATAGTTTAGAACATAGAACTCTTGGCTGAACTTTGTATTAATTTAGCAAGCATGCCCTAGTGTGTCAACTTGGACATCTAATTAGTTCATGTCTTTCATAACCATAAAATACTGATATATGTATTTAATCTGCGAAATTGAGACCTGTCGTTTCTAGTTATGTCGGCATATATAATAGTCTTGGAGCATGTTTAGGTCATAAATTCTAGGAAATTGGTCTTATCTTAGAGTTTTACATTGTTTTTACCTGATCTGGCCTTGGCCTATCCTATGATCCTGCTTGTAATTATGAAACTAATATTAGTGTGTCCCTTTCAGGCTAGTTTTGCTAGGGCAATATCATCACTTAGCAAGGCACAAGCGAAGAAGGTTGTTCGCTTTCTTCCGAATCCAGAAAGACACTGGGGTCCAAAACTTAGGGCAGGACGTCAAATTACTAGCAAACATGTCTCTCTATTAGGTCCAGCAGCGGTTAATGGAGCTCTCAAccatgaagatgatgaagaacctaAAAGTAAGAAGCCGAAGACCGAGAATGATATCACATCTTAGCTAAAAAATGAGATTCTTGAA from Arachis hypogaea cultivar Tifrunner chromosome 10, arahy.Tifrunner.gnm2.J5K5, whole genome shotgun sequence includes:
- the LOC112716541 gene encoding tRNA (guanine(26)-N(2))-dimethyltransferase 2 isoform X1, with translation MLFAEGRFLKLQLKLSTSTITAINRFSLLKYCSSSSAITTEQVNCQEQQKEHTLNSILHYISSTMSTDLNDYKIIKEGEAEILMHAKNEVFYNKTQVNNRDISIAVLREFISRREQEHEATLSKRKKGTQKATENESVKEEAENVPRETPSENHESNGKCEVEENTSPEELEACSSVKGSAKIAEDCSTAGEQTDLTEGKGQVELKPPRVLEALSASGLRSLRYAREVEGIGQVVALDNDIVSVEACRRNIKFNGSVAISKVESHHVDARVYMLTHPKEFDVVDLDPYGSPSVFLDSAVQSVADGGILMCTATDMAVLCGANGEVCYSKYGSYPLRGKYCHEMALRILLASIESHANRYKRYIVPVLSVQMDFYVRVFVRIYTSASAMKNTPLKLSYVYQCTGCDSFHLQPIGRTISKNTSVRYLPGYGPVVPHECSDCGKKFTMGGPIWSAPIHDQDWVGSILSDVKSMKNRYPAYDRISAVLTTISEELTDVPLFLSLHNLCATLKCTSPSAVMFRSAVINAGYCISGTHVNPLGLKSDAPMDVIWDIMRCWVKNHPVKAQPADQPGSVILAKEPVLQASFARAISSLSKAQAKKVVRFLPNPERHWGPKLRAGRQITSKHVSLLGPAAVNGALNHEDDEEPKSKKPKTENDITS
- the LOC112716541 gene encoding tRNA (guanine(26)-N(2))-dimethyltransferase 2 isoform X2, yielding MLFAEGRFLKLQLKLSTSTITAINRFSLLKYCSSSSAITTEQVNCQEQQKEHTLNSILHYISSTMSTDLNDYKIIKEGEAEILMHAKNEVFYNKTQVNNRDISIAVLREFISRREQEHEATLSKRKKGTQKATENESVKEEAENVPRETPSENHESNGKCEVEENTSPEELEACSSVKGSAKIAEDCSTAGEQTDLTEGKGQVELKPPRVLEALSASGLRSLRYAREVEGIGQVVALDNDIVSVEACRRNIKFNGSVAISKVESHHVDARVYMLTHPKEFDVVDLDPYGSPSVFLDSAVQSVADGGILMCTATDMAVLCGANGEVCYSKYGSYPLRGKYCHEMALRILLASIESHANRYKRYIVPVLSVQMDFYVRVFVRIYTSASAMKNTPLKLSYVYQCTGCDSFHLQPIGRTISKNTSVRYLPGYGPVVPHECSDCGKKFTMGGPIWSAPIHDQDWVGSILSDVKSMKNRYPAYDRISAVLTTISEELTDVPLFLSLHNLCATLKCTSPSAVMFRSAVINAGYCISGTHVNPLGLKSDAPMDVIWDIMRCWVKNHPVKAQPADQPGSVILAKEPVLQASFARAISSLSKAQAKKVVRFLPNPERHWGPKLRAGRQITSKHVSLLGPAAVNGALNHEDDEEPKKSEVK